The genomic region CAGCTGCTGTATGTACCAGCTTGCCGGTAATGTCATGTACCGTAACTTTAGCAGTTGTTGTAACCTCGCTATAAAGCAAACAGTTGATATTACCTTGAAACGGGTTGGGAACATTACAAACTGGTTAACCATTGAGTTTAGCAACTCCTCATAACCTTCACGGGCTGTCTGGGTAAATTTAACGTCTTCTATTGTCAGGTCAAGGTCATTAGTCCCAGCCTGTACTGGTAAGAATGTGTACGTAATCATTGTAAGGTCATCAGCAGTCAATTGCTGGTTACTTGCAATCGATTTCATGAAGCTGAATGGTATGTAATAAACTTCTTCTTTGTTACGCACATTTATCACAGCTTTGTACTGGTGTTTCCATTCTGTAATACCGGCTTTACCAGGCCAATTTCAAGCAGGCCGCTACCTTTGGCTTTGAACGAAAGGAATTTATAATCAGTATAATTAGCGGGCAAATGGCCAGGAAGCAATGATTTGTATAGGGTAAGATAGTCTTGGTTGCTATGCGCCTGCAATTTTACATTCCTGTGTATAGCATACTCGTTCTCGTTATATACTCTGTCGAAGTCATTTGATACTGTGTAAGACTTTTATTATGGTGTTAGCGCCGTCATAGTCAAGGCCCCAGTTACCGTCAGCATGATAAAATGCATCCTGGGTAATTCCTTCCACTTTTATAAGCCCATCATACTCATAACCATCTTTGATATCGATACGAAGCGTCTGCGTCATTTCAGAAGTCAGTGGGTTATATCTCATGGCATAACCATTAGTTTCGCTATATACTTCTTCAGTAACAACCTCAATGTTCTGCCCTGCTTCAGCACTTTTCAGGTTAATAACCATATCTGTCCCTTCCCTTGACACTTTAGATGCATAGGTCTTCGGCATCCTTTGTACTTCTGTTTGCTGTACCGGGATGAAATTTTGAAGGTTGTGCAGTATATCTGTAACGAGTTTCTCTGTGCTTTCAGGATTTGTAGCCCAAACCTGGAAGTTATACATATCATTCATGATTGCATAATCCTTCACAAACCAGTTAGACTGCAGTGTATACTTAGTGTCGTTATTATTTTTGCAACAGCAAATGATATAGCATATTCAACAATACCTGTGCGTTGTTTTATTGCCTGCATCAGGAAATTATAGCCTTCAATCTGTACTGCTTTTTACGGTAAGTATTTCGGCGCCGCGAAGCCTGTCACATGATGCTTTGGTATGGTTATATACCTTATCTCTCGTTCTTACCCCAAGTACAACAGCTTTAGTTTTTGCCGGCTATTTCAAAGTCAACACTTATTACTTCCTGGGCTATAGTGTAGTCAAGGATATCTGTAGGTGATGTTACGTGCGATGTGTTTCCGGAAGCAAGTTCTGTCGGGAACATTGCAAGCATCGTCTGGCTGTTTACGTTGCGGCCGGCAGGGTTTGATTTTACAAGCAGCTTAGCTTTGTCATAAAGCATAGCATCGGTCTTTACTAATTCTGTAGGTACACTTTTCATTTTGCGTTGCACATATCTTTTTGATAAGGCATCACCAAGGCTTTCGCTTTCAAGTCCACCATTATTACCTGTACTTACATCATCAGACGCAATCACTACACCAACAACAGTTGATTTTTCACATCCGTTAGCAGTAGTTCCTGTAACAATTACTTCATAGTAGCCTTCTACAGTAAATGTAAAATTCACAATCGGCTGGTTGGTGTACAATCCTTGTACCTGCGCCTGCCATTGACCATGAATAATTAGTAAAATCTGAAGCATTTGTGAGCGTAAACTGCTTTGTGATTGATCCGTTACCTGTTGCAGCTGTTGCCTGGTTTAGAGCAGGAACAACTTCAGGGTACACAGTTAAAAATACTGTTTTTGTATTGCTGCCATAAGTATTTGTTGCGGTAAGCTTTACCATATGCACACCGGCAGTTGCAAATGTTTTAGTTGGATTCATGGCCGTGCTTGTAGTGCCATCGCCGAAATCCCAAAGGTATGAAAGCGGAGCTTCCG from Flavobacterium sp. J372 harbors:
- a CDS encoding PKD domain-containing protein, producing the protein MLPPTANFSINNGALCLGNAFVFTNTSHTGNAVQPEAPLSYLWDFGDGTTSTAMNPTKTFATAGVHMVKLTATNTYGSNTKTVFLTVYPEVVPALNQATAATGNGSITKQFTLTNASDFTNYSWSMAGAGTRIVHQPADCEFYIYCRRLL